One Acidimicrobiales bacterium DNA segment encodes these proteins:
- a CDS encoding Glu/Leu/Phe/Val dehydrogenase dimerization domain-containing protein: protein MTAVYEELGGASHERVVRCSDDAAGLRAIIAVHSTVLGPALGGTRFRRYRSDDDALDDVLRLAAGMTSKAAVAGLDLGGGKAVILGDPAVDRTDELIRAYGRAVDHLAGTYLTAEDVGTTQADMDLVRTVTRHVTGVSESLGGSGDPSPATALGVRCAMSAVAADLWGDSSLEGRRIVVSGVGKVGSALVGHLVSAGAVVSVADIDPAAAGRMAARHGVEVVGVADAHRTPCDILSPCALGGAFNAQTIPELACAAVVGSANNQLAEPDDASRLADAGVLYAPDYVVNAGGVINIAEERHRDGYDRERAHRAIARVEATTATVLATARAEGITTTAAADRVAEERLDAARKTPHHHD from the coding sequence GTGACGGCCGTCTACGAGGAGCTCGGGGGAGCAAGCCACGAGCGCGTCGTGCGGTGCTCCGACGACGCCGCCGGTCTGCGGGCGATCATCGCCGTGCACTCCACCGTGCTCGGCCCCGCCCTCGGCGGCACCCGCTTCCGCCGGTACCGCTCCGACGACGACGCCCTCGACGACGTGCTGCGCCTGGCGGCCGGCATGACCTCCAAGGCCGCGGTCGCCGGCCTCGACCTCGGTGGCGGCAAGGCGGTGATCCTCGGCGACCCCGCCGTCGACCGGACCGACGAGCTCATCCGGGCCTACGGGCGGGCCGTCGACCACCTCGCCGGGACCTACCTGACGGCCGAGGACGTCGGCACGACCCAGGCCGACATGGACCTCGTCCGGACCGTGACCAGGCACGTGACCGGGGTGAGCGAGTCCCTCGGGGGGTCGGGCGACCCCTCCCCCGCCACCGCCCTCGGCGTCCGGTGCGCGATGTCGGCCGTCGCCGCCGATCTCTGGGGCGACAGCTCCCTCGAGGGGCGCCGCATCGTGGTGAGCGGGGTGGGCAAGGTCGGCAGCGCCCTCGTGGGCCACCTCGTGTCGGCCGGCGCGGTGGTCAGCGTGGCCGACATCGACCCGGCCGCCGCCGGGCGCATGGCGGCGCGACACGGCGTGGAGGTCGTCGGGGTGGCCGATGCCCACCGCACCCCCTGCGACATCCTCTCCCCCTGCGCCCTCGGTGGCGCCTTCAACGCCCAGACCATCCCCGAGCTGGCGTGCGCCGCCGTGGTCGGCTCGGCCAACAACCAGCTCGCCGAGCCCGACGACGCCAGCCGCCTCGCCGACGCCGGGGTCCTCTACGCTCCCGACTACGTGGTGAACGCAGGAGGGGTGATCAACATCGCCGAGGAGCGGCACCGTGACGGCTACGACCGGGAGCGGGCTCACCGTGCGATCGCCCGGGTCGAGGCCACGACCGCCACGGTCCTGGCCACGGCCCGAGCCGAGGGGATCACGACCACCGCCGCCGCCGACCGGGTGGCCGAGGAGCGCCTCGACGCGGCGAGGAAGACACCGCACCACCACGACTGA
- a CDS encoding BldC family transcriptional regulator: MAQNDDFNAPEALLTPSEVAQLFRVNPKTVTRWARAGKLTAIRTLGGHRRFRASEIKRCLEEMSTEER; the protein is encoded by the coding sequence ATGGCCCAGAACGATGACTTCAATGCCCCCGAGGCACTGCTCACCCCCTCTGAGGTCGCACAGCTCTTTCGTGTGAACCCCAAGACGGTCACCCGGTGGGCTCGAGCCGGCAAGCTCACCGCCATCCGGACCCTTGGCGGCCACCGCCGCTTCCGCGCCAGCGAGATCAAGCGCTGCCTCGAGGAGATGTCGACCGAGGAGCGATAG
- a CDS encoding NAD-dependent malic enzyme, whose protein sequence is MGTPNAAYSVSVRIEVDDRPGTLGRVATAIGDAGGNIVAIDIVDAAGETLLEDLTVDARDEAHATALGEAVGALEGVRLVSVLDRTFLLHTGGKIEVRSKIPLRDRSDLSMAYTPGVARVCNAIAARPSEVHNLTIKKNTVAIVTDGTAVLGLGDIGPAASLPVMEGKALLFKEFAGIDAFPICLEVDRPNPDAAAGEVDAGAEQIIESVERLATVFGGVNLEDIAAPRCFEVEERLKDRLDIPVFHDDQHGTAVVVLAALQNSLKLVDKKMADLKVVIAGVGAAGVAIAKILMQSGVENVIGVDRKGAVYDGRSGLNASKQWFAEHTNPEHRTGAIHEVMPGADVFVGVSGPGLLLRDDLRVMHDDPIVFALANPDPEILPEDAAGLASVIATGRSDYPNQINNVLCFPGIFRGALDAGATTITEGMKLAAATAIAEAVPDDELSPSYVVPSVFNKKVVELVADGVAAAARAEGVVRVGHDDARRS, encoded by the coding sequence ATGGGGACTCCGAACGCCGCCTACTCCGTCTCTGTCCGCATCGAGGTCGACGACCGGCCGGGGACGCTCGGGCGGGTGGCGACGGCGATCGGGGACGCCGGGGGGAACATCGTGGCCATCGACATCGTCGACGCCGCCGGCGAGACCCTGCTGGAGGACCTCACCGTCGACGCCCGTGACGAGGCCCACGCCACGGCCCTGGGTGAGGCGGTCGGCGCCCTCGAGGGTGTGCGGTTGGTCAGCGTCCTCGACCGCACCTTCCTGCTCCACACCGGCGGCAAGATCGAGGTGCGCTCCAAGATCCCGCTGCGCGACCGATCCGACCTGTCCATGGCCTACACGCCCGGCGTCGCCCGGGTCTGCAACGCGATCGCCGCCCGACCCAGCGAAGTCCACAACCTCACCATCAAGAAGAACACCGTCGCCATCGTCACCGACGGCACGGCAGTGCTCGGCCTGGGCGACATCGGCCCCGCCGCATCCCTGCCGGTCATGGAAGGCAAGGCGCTCCTGTTCAAGGAGTTCGCCGGCATCGACGCCTTCCCCATCTGCCTCGAGGTCGACCGGCCGAACCCCGACGCCGCCGCGGGCGAGGTCGACGCCGGAGCCGAGCAGATCATCGAGTCGGTCGAGCGCCTCGCCACGGTGTTCGGTGGCGTGAACCTCGAGGACATCGCCGCCCCGCGGTGCTTCGAGGTCGAGGAGCGGCTCAAGGACCGCCTCGACATCCCCGTGTTCCACGACGACCAGCACGGCACCGCCGTGGTGGTCCTCGCCGCCCTGCAGAACAGCCTGAAGCTGGTCGACAAGAAGATGGCCGACCTCAAGGTGGTCATCGCCGGTGTCGGCGCCGCCGGGGTCGCCATCGCCAAGATCCTGATGCAGTCCGGCGTCGAGAACGTCATCGGCGTCGACCGCAAGGGCGCGGTGTACGACGGTCGCAGCGGGCTCAACGCGTCGAAGCAGTGGTTCGCCGAGCACACCAACCCCGAACACCGGACTGGGGCGATCCACGAGGTCATGCCCGGCGCCGACGTGTTCGTCGGCGTGAGCGGCCCCGGCCTCCTGCTTCGCGACGACCTGCGGGTGATGCACGACGACCCCATCGTCTTCGCTCTGGCCAACCCCGATCCGGAGATCCTCCCCGAGGACGCTGCCGGCCTGGCGTCGGTCATCGCCACCGGGCGCAGCGACTACCCCAACCAGATCAACAACGTGCTGTGCTTCCCCGGCATCTTCCGGGGTGCCCTCGACGCCGGCGCCACCACCATCACCGAGGGGATGAAGCTGGCGGCGGCGACCGCCATCGCCGAGGCCGTCCCCGACGACGAGCTCTCCCCGAGCTACGTGGTGCCGAGCGTGTTCAACAAGAAGGTCGTCGAGCTCGTGGCCGACGGTGTCGCAGCCGCCGCCCGCGCCGAGGGCGTGGTGCGCGTCGGCCACGACGACGCGCGCCGCAGCTGA
- a CDS encoding HAD family hydrolase, with product MAPRRVEVVTFDFWNTLVWEEAGHTAGRRREAWAGLLEEAGFAMERSLLDAVFKESWERFVQHWTTNQQYRAVHAAEEMLERLGFDVPPHVARSLVDAFTTAGEHAALHLADGVEECLRELAGAGLRLGIICDVGMTPSTTLRAHLERHGVLELFDHWSFSDDVGHYKPSRVIFEHALAGLGGVAPERAAHVGDIRRTDVAGALAMGMTAVRYTGISDDDTRPEPEAQLVIADHRELPGALGLA from the coding sequence ATGGCGCCGCGCCGGGTCGAGGTCGTGACCTTCGACTTCTGGAACACCCTTGTGTGGGAGGAGGCCGGTCACACCGCGGGTCGCCGTCGGGAGGCTTGGGCCGGTCTGCTCGAGGAGGCCGGCTTCGCCATGGAGCGGTCGTTGCTCGACGCCGTGTTCAAGGAGTCCTGGGAACGCTTCGTCCAGCACTGGACCACCAACCAGCAGTACCGCGCCGTCCACGCTGCCGAGGAGATGCTGGAGCGCCTCGGCTTCGACGTGCCGCCCCACGTCGCCCGGTCGCTGGTGGATGCCTTCACCACTGCCGGGGAGCACGCCGCGCTGCACCTTGCCGACGGCGTCGAGGAGTGCCTGCGCGAGCTCGCGGGGGCGGGACTGCGGCTCGGCATCATCTGCGACGTCGGGATGACACCGTCGACCACGCTGCGGGCCCACCTCGAGCGCCACGGGGTGCTCGAGCTGTTCGACCACTGGTCGTTCTCCGACGACGTCGGCCACTACAAGCCCTCGAGGGTCATCTTCGAGCACGCCCTGGCCGGGCTGGGCGGCGTGGCCCCGGAGCGCGCGGCCCACGTGGGCGACATCCGTCGCACCGACGTGGCCGGTGCCCTCGCCATGGGGATGACGGCGGTGCGCTACACGGGCATCAGCGACGACGACACCCGGCCCGAGCCCGAAGCTCAGCTGGTGATCGCCGACCATCGGGAGCTCCCCGGCGCCCTCGGGCTGGCGTGA
- the rfbC gene encoding dTDP-4-dehydrorhamnose 3,5-epimerase, with translation MGVTPFEASPTEVEGLWTITVKTVAEPRGAVRELYRAGAYAEALGLPPSPPWAQVNVTETRRGAIRGLHGEDMTKLVAVASGEAFGAYLDARRDSPTRGRVVTAVLRPGTQVLVPPGVCNGFQALAESTQYLYCFDREWEPGMPGVAVDPLDPELGIPWPLPVDLADEAQLSAKDASLPSWAEVSATG, from the coding sequence GTGGGTGTCACCCCCTTCGAGGCCAGCCCGACGGAGGTCGAGGGTCTCTGGACCATCACCGTCAAGACGGTCGCCGAGCCCCGCGGGGCGGTGCGCGAGCTCTACCGCGCCGGCGCCTACGCCGAGGCACTCGGGTTGCCTCCGTCGCCCCCGTGGGCCCAGGTCAACGTGACGGAGACCCGGCGGGGCGCCATCCGGGGCCTGCACGGCGAGGACATGACCAAGCTGGTGGCGGTGGCCTCGGGCGAGGCCTTCGGCGCCTACCTCGACGCTCGGCGGGACTCACCCACCCGGGGCCGGGTGGTCACCGCCGTGCTCCGCCCTGGCACCCAGGTGCTGGTGCCCCCTGGCGTCTGCAATGGCTTCCAAGCGCTGGCCGAGTCCACCCAGTACCTGTACTGCTTCGACCGGGAGTGGGAGCCGGGAATGCCCGGCGTCGCCGTTGATCCCCTCGACCCCGAGCTCGGCATCCCGTGGCCGCTGCCCGTCGACCTGGCTGACGAGGCCCAGCTCTCGGCCAAGGACGCCAGCCTTCCGAGCTGGGCCGAGGTCTCGGCGACGGGCTGA
- a CDS encoding anti-sigma factor RsbA family regulatory protein has protein sequence MSALADHRSSCSFEHQAFIYDSDDDYLVAFVPLLETARGAGDDVRAVVPRRNAELLRSGLGGSLDDIEVVDAAAWYEHPVSTIAGYEAILDGLPPGTRAFVIGEVEFGSTEAEWVAWTRYEAALNAVLGRHNATVVCPYDSRTLPATVVEDARRTHPYLLTTTATRRSDAYVEPEILFRLLPPITSVPDTEPDVDLVVEADPRPARHAFAAAAARSGMADGRIHELVLALNEVLTNALVHGGGTARLRVWAPRGDELTCVVDDQGKGVDDVLLGYAGPPEGSAGGYGVWVARRLFERCELQSSPTGGLTVVLATRS, from the coding sequence GTGTCCGCACTCGCAGACCACCGGTCCTCCTGCTCCTTCGAGCACCAGGCGTTCATCTACGACTCCGACGACGACTACCTGGTGGCCTTCGTCCCGTTGCTCGAGACGGCTCGGGGGGCTGGCGACGACGTCCGCGCGGTCGTCCCGCGCCGCAACGCCGAGCTCCTCCGCAGTGGCCTCGGTGGCAGCCTCGACGACATCGAAGTCGTCGACGCCGCCGCGTGGTACGAGCACCCGGTCTCCACCATCGCCGGGTACGAAGCCATCCTCGACGGGCTCCCGCCGGGCACCAGGGCGTTCGTGATCGGCGAGGTCGAGTTCGGCTCCACCGAGGCGGAGTGGGTGGCCTGGACACGCTACGAGGCGGCGCTCAACGCCGTGCTCGGTCGCCACAACGCCACGGTGGTGTGCCCGTACGACTCCCGAACCCTCCCAGCCACCGTGGTCGAGGACGCCCGCCGGACCCACCCCTACCTGCTGACCACAACCGCCACCCGGCGGAGCGACGCCTACGTCGAACCGGAGATCCTGTTCCGGCTGTTGCCGCCGATCACGTCCGTCCCTGACACGGAGCCCGACGTGGACCTGGTCGTCGAGGCTGATCCTCGGCCCGCGCGCCACGCCTTCGCCGCCGCGGCAGCCCGGAGCGGGATGGCGGACGGACGCATCCACGAGCTGGTGCTCGCGCTGAACGAGGTGCTCACCAACGCCCTCGTGCACGGTGGCGGAACCGCCCGGTTGCGAGTGTGGGCGCCCCGCGGAGACGAGCTCACCTGTGTGGTCGACGACCAGGGCAAGGGAGTCGACGACGTGCTGCTCGGCTACGCCGGCCCGCCTGAGGGCTCCGCCGGGGGTTACGGCGTCTGGGTCGCCCGGCGCCTCTTCGAGCGCTGCGAGCTCCAGAGCTCGCCCACCGGCGGGCTGACGGTCGTGCTGGCGACCCGTTCGTAG
- a CDS encoding phosphotransferase: MSSDREVAPTSDPGQVLVDWLRGRFGNDVELKGTSETSGDGFDSEIHFVSLTGSDVPEGWRGPLVLRIKPDVDRFDIALREMTIQNWCAEAGLPVPRVLEVLEPGEPFDRPAQVMERAPGVMLLAVLLSSPWRFRSLMGELAKLHAQVHRADPDGFPPGDDLLDRRLALTRDTAERLDHEPLRRALTDVEVIAPRLRGGPPTVCHGDFHPLNVIVGPGGLQLIDWTDAGVGDRHGDVARTLLLFSVAWLAAGSASERLALRAAGPMLGRAYRRAYRREFALDEERVALWTPVHLLHGWSQAIGVKADLFASTDQSGNDERVPDSLAGTLESRFQAALAAVT; the protein is encoded by the coding sequence GTGTCATCCGATCGCGAGGTAGCTCCGACTTCCGATCCCGGTCAGGTGCTAGTCGACTGGCTGCGGGGCCGGTTCGGTAACGATGTGGAGCTCAAAGGAACGTCCGAGACCAGCGGTGACGGGTTCGACAGCGAGATTCACTTCGTGTCATTGACCGGCTCCGACGTGCCCGAGGGCTGGCGAGGGCCGCTCGTCCTGCGGATCAAGCCAGACGTGGACCGCTTCGACATTGCTCTCCGCGAGATGACCATCCAGAACTGGTGCGCGGAGGCCGGCCTGCCGGTTCCCCGTGTACTCGAGGTGCTCGAACCGGGCGAACCGTTCGATCGACCGGCCCAGGTGATGGAGCGGGCGCCAGGGGTGATGCTGCTGGCCGTGCTTCTCTCGTCGCCGTGGCGGTTCCGCTCGCTGATGGGTGAGCTTGCGAAGCTTCACGCCCAGGTTCACCGGGCCGATCCCGACGGGTTTCCTCCAGGGGATGACCTGCTCGACCGGCGGTTGGCCCTAACCCGGGATACCGCCGAGCGACTGGACCACGAGCCTCTCCGACGTGCGCTCACCGACGTAGAGGTCATCGCCCCGCGGCTCCGAGGCGGGCCACCAACGGTGTGCCACGGCGACTTTCATCCGCTCAACGTGATCGTTGGCCCTGGAGGCCTCCAGCTCATCGACTGGACCGATGCCGGCGTTGGCGACCGGCATGGCGACGTGGCCCGAACCCTGCTCCTGTTCAGCGTCGCCTGGCTGGCCGCGGGGAGTGCTTCGGAGCGGCTCGCGCTTCGGGCCGCGGGGCCCATGCTGGGACGGGCCTACCGAAGGGCCTACCGCCGCGAGTTCGCTCTCGACGAGGAGCGTGTAGCGCTGTGGACGCCAGTCCACCTGCTGCACGGCTGGAGCCAGGCCATCGGTGTGAAGGCAGACCTCTTCGCATCCACTGACCAGAGCGGAAACGACGAGCGGGTTCCAGACTCGCTCGCAGGCACACTCGAGTCTCGGTTCCAGGCGGCGCTCGCCGCCGTCACCTGA
- the nrtS gene encoding nitrate/nitrite transporter NrtS, producing MLRAEQPEQGTGTAARDCSQGHPNPFGHPYCGKCGEHLIGQPPPMWTGPAEAMAVIRHPPHLRRTLLTALIVGTLLFCINQLDVVLAGDATSTVWFKGALTYLVPFAVTNVGILIATHRRR from the coding sequence GTGCTCCGCGCCGAGCAGCCAGAACAGGGGACCGGCACCGCCGCGCGCGACTGCTCGCAGGGCCATCCGAACCCGTTCGGTCACCCCTACTGCGGGAAGTGCGGCGAGCATCTCATCGGGCAGCCACCGCCGATGTGGACGGGTCCCGCCGAGGCGATGGCGGTCATCCGACATCCGCCGCACCTTCGACGGACCCTGCTGACCGCCCTCATCGTCGGGACCCTCCTGTTCTGCATCAACCAGCTCGATGTGGTGCTCGCCGGCGACGCCACCTCGACCGTCTGGTTCAAGGGCGCGCTGACCTACCTCGTCCCGTTCGCGGTCACCAACGTCGGGATCCTCATCGCCACGCACAGACGCCGATGA